The proteins below come from a single Denticeps clupeoides chromosome 15, fDenClu1.1, whole genome shotgun sequence genomic window:
- the ankrd16 gene encoding ankyrin repeat domain-containing protein 16 isoform X1, with protein sequence MAAAMSDERRLKILAKLAQDGDLLRLRRELDRGGGPERELARRRLGSSGDTLLHHAARGGHPETLRYLLDELGAPPELCNGDYKRALHEAAAAGHAGCVALLLRAGADVDSLKRADWTPLMMSCTRRNLQVIELLLEGGADPSLTNKDGWSAFHIACREGDSRVIQRLLLANADLWRTESKTRRTPLHTAAMHGCEDVVRILLDRCGMVGQYKTDMFDSCGVTPFMDALRQGHVSIAELLLNGHQASPVAADVLGLQPLHQVCITGQERALRYLVEVLGVNVNSKATDMQLTGLHYAAKEGHTGCVKTLVMLGVELDAKDRKGRSALHMASIGQRPETVAVLLTLGLEDSPDASGVTAAQLARTHLTQQAFQRQGPCPPSTSS encoded by the exons ATGGCTGCAGCGATGAGCGACGAGCGTCGTCTCAAGATCTTAGCCAAGCTCGCGCAGGACGGAGATCTCCTGCGGCTCCGGCGCGAGTTGGACCGCGGCGGGGGCCCGGAACGCGAGCTCGCCCGCCGTCGCCTCGGCAGCTCGGGGGACACGCTGCTGCACCACGCGGCTCGGGGAGGCCACCCGGAGACGCTGAGGTACCTGCTGGACGAGCTGGGCGCGCCGCCGGAGCTCTGCAACGGCGACTACAAGCGCGCGCTGCACGAGGCCGCGGCGGCGGGCCACGCGGGCTGCGTCGCGCTCCTCCTGCGTGCGGGCGCCGACGTGGACAGCCTGAAGCGGGCGGACTG GACGCCTTTGATGATGTCCTGTACCCGGAGGAACCTGCAGGTCATTGAGCTGTTGCTGGAGGGAGGGGCTGACCCCTCCCTTACAAATAAAGACGGTTGGAGTGCCTTCCACATCGCCTGCAGAGAGGGGGACAGTCGTGTCATACAGCGCTTGCTGCTGGCTAATGCGGACCTGTGGCGAACGGAGAGCAAAACACGGCGCACGCCGCTACACACAGCAG CTATGCATGGATGTGAAGATGTGGTTCGCATACTGCTGGACAGGTGTGGCATGGT GGGTCAGTATAAGACTGACATGTTTGACAGCTGTGGTGTGACCCCCTTCATGGATGCTTTGAGACAAGGTCATGTCAGCATAGCAGAGTTACTGCTGAATGGACATCAG GCCTCTCCTGTGGCTGCGGATGTGTTAGGGCTGCAGCCGCTGCATCAGGTATGTATTACTGGCCAGGAGAGGGCACTGCGCTATCTGGTAGAAGTGCTGGGAGTCAACGTCAACAGCAAAGCAACAGACATGCAGCTCACCGGCCTGCATTATGCAGCTAAG GAGGGCCACACAGGTTGTGTGAAGACACTGGTCATGCTGGGGGTTGAGCTTGACGCTAAAGACAGAAAGGGCCGGTCGG CTCTGCACATGGCCAGCATTGGTCAGCGGCCTGAGACGGTTGCTGTTCTGCTGACCCTCGGATTGGAGGATTCACCAGATGCATCGGGCGTCACCGCAGCACagctcgcacgcacacacctcACGCAGCAGGCGTTCCAGAGACAGGGACCGTGCCCCCCCTCAACATCCAGTTGA
- the ankrd16 gene encoding ankyrin repeat domain-containing protein 16 isoform X2 has translation MAAAMSDERRLKILAKLAQDGDLLRLRRELDRGGGPERELARRRLGSSGDTLLHHAARGGHPETLRYLLDELGAPPELCNGDYKRALHEAAAAGHAGCVALLLRAGADVDSLKRADWTPLMMSCTRRNLQVIELLLEGGADPSLTNKDGWSAFHIACREGDSRVIQRLLLANADLWRTESKTRRTPLHTAAMHGCEDVVRILLDRGQYKTDMFDSCGVTPFMDALRQGHVSIAELLLNGHQASPVAADVLGLQPLHQVCITGQERALRYLVEVLGVNVNSKATDMQLTGLHYAAKEGHTGCVKTLVMLGVELDAKDRKGRSALHMASIGQRPETVAVLLTLGLEDSPDASGVTAAQLARTHLTQQAFQRQGPCPPSTSS, from the exons ATGGCTGCAGCGATGAGCGACGAGCGTCGTCTCAAGATCTTAGCCAAGCTCGCGCAGGACGGAGATCTCCTGCGGCTCCGGCGCGAGTTGGACCGCGGCGGGGGCCCGGAACGCGAGCTCGCCCGCCGTCGCCTCGGCAGCTCGGGGGACACGCTGCTGCACCACGCGGCTCGGGGAGGCCACCCGGAGACGCTGAGGTACCTGCTGGACGAGCTGGGCGCGCCGCCGGAGCTCTGCAACGGCGACTACAAGCGCGCGCTGCACGAGGCCGCGGCGGCGGGCCACGCGGGCTGCGTCGCGCTCCTCCTGCGTGCGGGCGCCGACGTGGACAGCCTGAAGCGGGCGGACTG GACGCCTTTGATGATGTCCTGTACCCGGAGGAACCTGCAGGTCATTGAGCTGTTGCTGGAGGGAGGGGCTGACCCCTCCCTTACAAATAAAGACGGTTGGAGTGCCTTCCACATCGCCTGCAGAGAGGGGGACAGTCGTGTCATACAGCGCTTGCTGCTGGCTAATGCGGACCTGTGGCGAACGGAGAGCAAAACACGGCGCACGCCGCTACACACAGCAG CTATGCATGGATGTGAAGATGTGGTTCGCATACTGCTGGACAG GGGTCAGTATAAGACTGACATGTTTGACAGCTGTGGTGTGACCCCCTTCATGGATGCTTTGAGACAAGGTCATGTCAGCATAGCAGAGTTACTGCTGAATGGACATCAG GCCTCTCCTGTGGCTGCGGATGTGTTAGGGCTGCAGCCGCTGCATCAGGTATGTATTACTGGCCAGGAGAGGGCACTGCGCTATCTGGTAGAAGTGCTGGGAGTCAACGTCAACAGCAAAGCAACAGACATGCAGCTCACCGGCCTGCATTATGCAGCTAAG GAGGGCCACACAGGTTGTGTGAAGACACTGGTCATGCTGGGGGTTGAGCTTGACGCTAAAGACAGAAAGGGCCGGTCGG CTCTGCACATGGCCAGCATTGGTCAGCGGCCTGAGACGGTTGCTGTTCTGCTGACCCTCGGATTGGAGGATTCACCAGATGCATCGGGCGTCACCGCAGCACagctcgcacgcacacacctcACGCAGCAGGCGTTCCAGAGACAGGGACCGTGCCCCCCCTCAACATCCAGTTGA